The Corynebacterium comes genome window below encodes:
- a CDS encoding NAD-dependent protein deacetylase, with protein sequence MSFTDPAVNDSHRSALRSIARVVEETAVPTPPVEALERVAEQLDRGPVLVLTGAGVSTDSGIPDYRGPRGSLSRQRPMTYQEFSHDPAASQRYWARSFVGWRQMYVAEPNRTHYALVELERAGFLRGVVTQNVDGLHRAAGSENLLHLHGDLATVMCLDCGQREDRDLFDERLEAANPGYQESIALDPSMVNPDGDVTLPQEAVERFRMVGCIRCGSRRLKPDVVYFGEPVPPARRKQADDMLDHAASLLVVGSSLAVMSGYRFVLDAQRQGKPVAVINGGPGRADTRVDVLWRTPVAPAFDSLLDALGV encoded by the coding sequence GTGAGCTTCACCGATCCCGCCGTCAACGATTCCCACCGCTCGGCCCTGCGGTCGATCGCCCGTGTCGTTGAGGAGACAGCCGTGCCGACCCCGCCGGTGGAGGCCCTGGAACGTGTCGCCGAGCAGCTCGACCGGGGCCCTGTCCTGGTGCTCACCGGCGCGGGGGTGTCCACGGACTCCGGCATCCCCGACTACCGGGGACCGCGTGGTTCGCTGAGCAGGCAACGGCCGATGACGTACCAGGAGTTCAGTCATGATCCGGCGGCGTCGCAACGCTATTGGGCGCGGTCCTTCGTCGGGTGGCGGCAGATGTACGTGGCGGAGCCGAACCGCACCCACTATGCCCTGGTGGAGCTGGAGCGCGCGGGATTCCTGCGTGGGGTGGTCACGCAGAACGTCGATGGTCTGCACCGCGCGGCCGGCTCGGAGAATCTCCTGCATCTGCACGGGGATCTGGCCACGGTCATGTGCCTGGACTGCGGTCAGCGGGAGGATCGTGACCTTTTCGACGAACGTCTTGAGGCCGCCAACCCCGGGTATCAGGAGTCCATTGCGTTGGATCCCTCAATGGTCAATCCGGACGGTGACGTCACCCTGCCGCAGGAGGCGGTGGAGCGTTTCCGCATGGTCGGCTGCATCCGTTGCGGGTCCCGGCGGTTGAAACCGGACGTGGTGTACTTCGGGGAACCGGTTCCGCCGGCGCGGAGGAAGCAGGCCGACGACATGCTCGACCACGCGGCGTCGCTGCTGGTGGTGGGTTCCTCGCTGGCGGTGATGAGCGGTTACCGTTTCGTCCTCGACGCGCAGCGCCAGGGCAAGCCGGTGGCGGTCATCAACGGTGGCCCCGGCCGTGCGGACACCCGCGTGGACGTTCTGTGGCGCACCCCGGTGGCGCCGGCCTTCGATTCGCTTCTCGACGCCCTCGGGGTTTAG
- a CDS encoding multicopper oxidase family protein produces MRQGHDPQWAMGWAGLWWLLLVIGGIILLAGLLLTLLRGKNPPPDQHSPSHPITRRQLLWWTVAGAGLAAAGAAGLWSERTGTVRGTFRPGAGTGSVTSPEVLSSARGLLEVELASAPASLRIGDRRATVWAYNGSLPGPTLSVKPGDTLRVHMVNGLDEPTNLHVHGLHVSPAGNGDNPFVTITPGDGFDYEFRIPPDHPPGTYWYHPHHHGHVADQLAAGLYGAIIVEDPEELPVARERILVISDLSLDARGNVAGVSPMEQMMGREGEMVLVNGQPFPTLTSAPGQRERWRIINACPSRYLKLSLEGQPWRLLARDQGRLTEPSEVRDVDLAPGNRVELLVETVGGTATLVTVPVDRGSMPGMMGRRSGSTAPVDLLRLEVTGEQASPLPTVPAGPARRDLRDETVSNRRTLDFGMGGMGGAGGMGGMPGGMMAFTIDGREFDADRTDSPVVAGAIEEWTLRNSSPMDHPVHLHVWPMQVVAGADGADAADPLWLDVVNVPAFGRVTVRIPFEDVSGRSVYHCHILDHEDLGMMGTVEVR; encoded by the coding sequence ATGAGGCAGGGACACGACCCCCAGTGGGCCATGGGATGGGCCGGACTGTGGTGGCTCCTGCTGGTCATCGGCGGCATTATCCTGCTGGCCGGGCTGCTTCTCACCCTGCTCCGGGGGAAGAATCCTCCCCCGGACCAGCACTCCCCCTCCCACCCGATCACCCGCAGACAGCTGCTGTGGTGGACGGTGGCCGGGGCGGGTCTGGCCGCCGCCGGGGCGGCAGGCCTGTGGTCGGAAAGGACGGGGACCGTCCGGGGAACTTTCCGGCCCGGCGCGGGGACAGGCTCCGTGACGTCACCGGAGGTGCTCTCCAGCGCGCGGGGTCTGCTCGAGGTGGAACTGGCGTCCGCCCCGGCCTCCCTCCGGATCGGCGACCGCCGGGCCACGGTGTGGGCCTACAACGGCTCCCTGCCCGGACCCACCCTGAGCGTGAAACCGGGCGACACCCTGCGGGTCCACATGGTCAACGGGTTGGATGAACCCACGAACCTGCACGTCCACGGACTGCACGTGTCCCCGGCGGGCAACGGGGACAACCCCTTTGTCACCATCACCCCGGGCGATGGTTTCGACTACGAGTTCCGTATTCCGCCGGACCACCCGCCGGGGACCTACTGGTACCACCCGCACCACCACGGTCACGTGGCCGACCAGCTCGCCGCGGGCCTCTACGGGGCGATCATCGTCGAGGATCCGGAGGAGCTGCCGGTCGCCCGTGAACGCATCCTGGTGATCTCGGATCTCTCCCTGGACGCCCGGGGCAACGTGGCCGGAGTCAGCCCCATGGAGCAGATGATGGGGCGCGAGGGGGAGATGGTGCTGGTCAACGGCCAACCTTTCCCCACACTCACGTCCGCCCCCGGGCAGCGGGAGAGGTGGCGGATCATCAACGCCTGCCCCTCCCGGTACCTGAAGCTGAGCCTGGAAGGGCAGCCGTGGAGGCTGCTGGCCCGGGACCAGGGCCGGTTGACTGAGCCGTCGGAGGTCCGTGACGTCGACCTGGCCCCCGGCAACCGGGTGGAGCTGCTGGTGGAGACCGTGGGGGGAACCGCCACCCTGGTCACCGTCCCCGTCGACCGGGGCAGCATGCCGGGCATGATGGGACGGCGTTCCGGGAGCACGGCCCCCGTGGACCTGCTCCGCCTGGAGGTCACCGGAGAGCAGGCGTCGCCGCTGCCGACCGTTCCTGCCGGGCCGGCGCGCCGGGATCTGCGGGATGAAACGGTCTCGAACCGACGCACCCTGGATTTCGGCATGGGCGGCATGGGCGGCGCCGGAGGAATGGGTGGGATGCCCGGCGGGATGATGGCATTCACCATCGACGGACGGGAGTTCGACGCCGATCGTACGGACTCCCCTGTCGTGGCCGGCGCCATCGAGGAGTGGACGTTGCGCAACTCCAGCCCGATGGACCACCCGGTACATCTGCACGTGTGGCCCATGCAGGTGGTGGCGGGCGCCGACGGCGCTGACGCTGCTGATCCCCTGTGGCTCGACGTGGTCAACGTCCCCGCTTTCGGCCGGGTCACCGTGCGCATCCCCTTCGAGGATGTCAGCGGCCGCAGCGTCTACCACTGCCACATCCTCGACCATGAGGACCTGGGCATGATGGGCACGGTGGAGGTCAGGTGA
- a CDS encoding Rib/alpha-like domain-containing protein codes for MLPRKLFSVFVAAAVSGALLAAPATAEPTHQVVEQTDADKHTVTYHWIYVMHGETATSTPVEGTDLPAGTVVTFADGAAVESLRAEGWDISLTDNVLSVTPPVTVDGSFEIPLLVTYPDNSTETVSAEISVDYYVDIPDWVHSTATVMASSEPLWGPHYSPFEQSSAFKALDESSRQD; via the coding sequence GTGCTTCCCAGAAAACTGTTCTCCGTATTTGTCGCCGCCGCCGTCAGTGGCGCTCTCCTGGCTGCGCCGGCCACAGCGGAACCGACCCATCAGGTGGTCGAGCAGACTGATGCAGACAAACACACGGTGACTTACCACTGGATCTACGTGATGCACGGCGAGACCGCCACCTCCACTCCCGTGGAGGGGACCGATCTTCCGGCCGGCACTGTCGTCACGTTCGCAGACGGCGCTGCCGTGGAATCGCTGCGCGCAGAGGGGTGGGACATCTCCCTCACCGACAACGTCCTGTCCGTCACCCCGCCGGTGACCGTTGACGGCAGCTTTGAGATTCCGCTCCTCGTCACATATCCGGACAACTCCACGGAGACCGTGTCGGCGGAGATCAGCGTGGACTATTACGTGGACATTCCCGACTGGGTCCACTCCACCGCCACCGTGATGGCCTCGTCTGAGCCGCTGTGGGGCCCGCATTACTCCCCCTTCGAGCAGTCCTCGGCTTTCAAGGCCCTGGATGAGTCCTCCCGTCAGGATTAG
- a CDS encoding TetR/AcrR family transcriptional regulator, whose protein sequence is MNLRDQQAAETRQRFVDSAFELFSQQGYGASSMNQIAKLAGGSRANLYLHFRNKPDLVLAKMRAIEPEITGPFRELFEPERHDGASIRLWLERMRDLFLEFKVEFAAVEQAMAEDEEVATEWLGMMRRIGLTLPGLAEDQQRMQDFMALLMSLDRNYYFLYVRGLRENEDLVLEALTRQWLTLFP, encoded by the coding sequence ATGAACCTCAGGGACCAGCAGGCCGCAGAAACCCGCCAGCGATTCGTGGACTCCGCTTTCGAGTTGTTCTCGCAGCAGGGCTACGGGGCGAGCAGCATGAATCAGATCGCCAAGCTGGCCGGGGGCAGCCGGGCGAACCTCTATCTGCACTTCCGGAACAAGCCCGACCTGGTCCTGGCGAAGATGCGGGCCATCGAACCGGAGATCACGGGCCCGTTCCGGGAACTGTTTGAGCCGGAGCGGCATGACGGGGCGTCGATACGCCTGTGGCTGGAGCGAATGCGGGACCTGTTTCTGGAGTTCAAGGTGGAGTTCGCGGCAGTGGAGCAGGCGATGGCCGAAGACGAGGAGGTGGCGACCGAATGGTTGGGGATGATGCGGCGGATAGGCCTGACCCTGCCCGGCCTGGCCGAGGATCAGCAGCGCATGCAGGACTTCATGGCGCTGCTGATGAGCCTGGACCGCAACTACTACTTCCTCTACGTGCGCGGACTGCGGGAGAATGAGGACCTCGTGCTCGAGGCCCTCACCCGCCAGTGGCTGACACTGTTTCCCTGA
- a CDS encoding AMIN-like domain-containing (lipo)protein produces the protein MRQHTPFRNVRTAAALLFAGSLALSACTDGYDNGADPPPQTTTTATATSPATTTTGTATATATATATTSATGTNSPTSSPTSTPPATRPLGSPNNAAKRQEAGNNAQLNVTNVRVGRHADFDRVVLDLEGEGMPGWMADFNADPRQDGSGFPVEFEGATSIDLWVTGLAMPEPVDGQYRIIGTVPGAGGVVTEVVAGSWFEGQSQFVIGLPGERPYSIQMIDNPKRLVVDILHKPGAATTLTPLGNPSVSDKSRDSGPPQRRAITDVRIATHENFDRVVFDTVGEGTVGWYTSFTTDPITPEFGEPVDYEGAVALDVNLTGVYRPSEIGEAYPPIGTVPGTGGVVVEVVESLSFHQQSQFIIGLTEELPYSIQILENPQRVVVDILHE, from the coding sequence ATGAGACAGCACACGCCATTCCGCAACGTCCGCACCGCCGCCGCCCTGCTCTTCGCCGGTAGCCTTGCCCTGTCCGCCTGTACCGACGGTTACGACAACGGCGCCGATCCCCCACCCCAGACCACCACCACGGCCACGGCGACATCCCCGGCCACCACCACGACCGGGACCGCGACAGCGACAGCGACAGCGACCGCCACCACGTCCGCCACCGGGACGAACTCCCCCACCAGTTCCCCGACCAGCACCCCACCGGCCACCAGGCCCCTCGGCTCACCGAACAACGCCGCGAAGCGGCAGGAGGCCGGCAACAACGCCCAGCTCAACGTGACCAACGTGCGGGTCGGCCGACACGCGGACTTCGACCGGGTGGTCCTCGACCTCGAGGGTGAGGGCATGCCGGGATGGATGGCGGACTTCAACGCCGATCCCCGGCAGGACGGCTCCGGCTTCCCCGTGGAGTTCGAAGGAGCCACCAGCATCGATCTCTGGGTCACCGGTCTCGCCATGCCGGAGCCGGTCGACGGCCAGTACCGCATCATCGGCACCGTGCCCGGTGCCGGCGGCGTGGTCACCGAGGTCGTCGCAGGCTCGTGGTTCGAGGGCCAGAGCCAGTTCGTCATCGGCCTGCCCGGGGAGCGTCCCTACTCGATCCAGATGATCGACAACCCGAAGCGCCTGGTGGTGGACATCCTCCACAAGCCCGGCGCCGCCACCACCCTGACTCCCCTGGGCAACCCGAGTGTCAGTGACAAGTCCCGGGATTCCGGACCGCCGCAGCGCCGCGCGATCACGGACGTCCGCATCGCCACACACGAGAACTTCGACCGGGTGGTCTTCGACACCGTCGGTGAAGGCACGGTCGGCTGGTACACGTCCTTCACCACCGACCCGATCACGCCCGAGTTCGGCGAACCCGTGGATTATGAGGGAGCCGTCGCCCTGGACGTCAACCTGACCGGCGTCTACCGCCCCTCCGAGATCGGCGAGGCCTACCCACCGATCGGCACCGTACCGGGCACCGGCGGCGTGGTCGTCGAGGTCGTGGAATCCCTGTCGTTCCACCAGCAGAGCCAGTTCATCATCGGTCTGACCGAGGAGCTGCCCTACTCCATCCAGATCCTGGAGAACCCGCAACGGGTGGTGGTGGACATCCTCCACGAATAG
- a CDS encoding esterase/lipase family protein: protein MANHYLAELQKDISEKLHRLLPTKEADAERPPRQATKPDLPLTARLPPRGHIEDDWRARPTAERPWPVVLIHGTGDTNGIWQELTLDLRKDGWAVFAPEFGNRCTAGVEESAEQVGAYIDAVLAVTGAEQVVIVGHSQGGVLARYWMRLLDGAPKVRHLVSLGVPHNGTTMGGMLSSITTTKTGESMMNSIVQSWFGPSGFQLITGHPLLDDLNADGPTEPGVGYTNIATRNDTIIQPTETCFLSSDDPEADITNILLQDVEPKALVLHIDLPGDARVRCLVREALDAIAV, encoded by the coding sequence ATGGCCAATCACTACCTCGCCGAACTGCAGAAGGACATCTCCGAAAAACTGCACCGACTGCTCCCGACGAAGGAAGCGGACGCGGAGAGGCCACCGCGACAGGCCACCAAACCTGATCTCCCCCTGACCGCCCGGTTGCCCCCTCGCGGGCACATCGAGGACGACTGGCGGGCCCGCCCCACCGCCGAACGTCCGTGGCCGGTCGTACTCATCCACGGCACGGGTGACACCAACGGAATCTGGCAGGAACTGACCCTTGACCTGCGGAAGGACGGCTGGGCCGTGTTCGCGCCCGAATTCGGCAACCGTTGCACCGCGGGAGTCGAGGAATCCGCCGAGCAGGTCGGCGCCTACATTGACGCGGTCCTGGCCGTCACCGGGGCGGAGCAGGTGGTCATCGTCGGCCATTCCCAGGGCGGCGTGCTCGCCCGTTACTGGATGCGGCTTCTCGACGGCGCGCCCAAGGTCCGCCACCTCGTCAGCCTCGGAGTCCCTCACAACGGCACCACGATGGGCGGAATGCTGTCGTCGATCACCACCACGAAAACAGGCGAATCGATGATGAACTCCATCGTCCAGTCCTGGTTCGGCCCCTCCGGATTCCAGCTGATCACCGGCCATCCGCTTCTCGACGACCTCAACGCCGACGGCCCCACCGAACCCGGCGTCGGCTACACGAACATCGCCACCAGAAACGACACGATCATCCAGCCCACGGAGACCTGTTTCCTCTCCTCCGATGACCCGGAGGCGGACATCACCAACATCCTGCTCCAGGACGTCGAGCCGAAGGCCCTGGTCCTGCACATCGACCTGCCCGGCGACGCCCGGGTCCGGTGCCTCGTACGGGAGGCCCTCGACGCGATTGCGGTCTAA
- a CDS encoding NAD(P)-dependent alcohol dehydrogenase: MKAVVHTGYHTFPSLKEVEKPAPGPGEVLLKVAGAGACHSDVAIFHEFDEGLNPQMDPEFILGHENSGWIEELGPGVEGFEIGSAHLVYGPVGCGHCRACTRGQDTYCENAAKMPYAGIGLGRDGGMAEYLVVPARNLVPLGDADPIDAAPLADAALTPYHAIKLALPKLNGGGKSALVIGLGGLGLIGVQILKALTGATIIATDMKEEAMAEAEKLGAITVKGGEGQVERIREITGGKGADLVLDFVGVGATVTTAMKSVARQGRVSIVGIGNLSPYEWAFLTTPYEAELVNTYWGTVEELHEVVDMYRAGQIVPQVTRYSLDDALEAYQALVDGKIAGRAVIVPHQ, encoded by the coding sequence ATGAAGGCCGTCGTCCACACCGGTTACCACACGTTCCCCTCCCTCAAGGAGGTGGAGAAGCCCGCCCCCGGCCCCGGTGAGGTTCTGCTCAAGGTCGCCGGCGCGGGCGCCTGCCATTCCGACGTGGCCATCTTCCACGAGTTCGATGAGGGCCTGAACCCGCAGATGGACCCCGAGTTCATCCTCGGTCACGAGAACTCCGGCTGGATCGAGGAGCTCGGCCCGGGTGTAGAGGGCTTCGAGATCGGCTCCGCCCACCTCGTCTACGGCCCCGTCGGCTGCGGCCACTGCCGCGCCTGCACCCGCGGCCAGGACACCTACTGTGAGAACGCCGCGAAGATGCCTTACGCCGGCATCGGCCTGGGTCGTGACGGCGGGATGGCGGAGTACCTCGTCGTCCCCGCCCGCAACCTGGTGCCGCTCGGTGACGCCGATCCGATCGACGCCGCCCCGCTAGCCGACGCCGCGCTGACCCCCTACCACGCCATCAAGCTCGCCCTGCCCAAGCTCAACGGCGGCGGCAAGTCTGCCCTGGTCATCGGCCTGGGCGGGCTGGGTCTGATCGGTGTGCAGATCCTCAAGGCGCTGACCGGCGCGACCATCATCGCCACCGACATGAAGGAGGAGGCGATGGCCGAGGCCGAGAAGCTCGGTGCGATCACCGTGAAGGGTGGCGAGGGCCAGGTTGAGCGCATCCGCGAGATCACCGGCGGTAAGGGTGCTGACCTCGTCCTCGACTTCGTGGGCGTCGGCGCGACCGTGACCACCGCCATGAAGTCCGTGGCGCGTCAGGGCCGCGTGAGCATCGTGGGCATCGGCAACCTCTCCCCCTACGAGTGGGCCTTCCTGACCACGCCTTACGAGGCCGAGCTGGTCAACACGTACTGGGGCACCGTCGAGGAGCTCCACGAGGTCGTCGACATGTACAGGGCCGGCCAGATCGTCCCGCAGGTCACCCGTTACTCCCTGGACGATGCACTCGAGGCCTACCAGGCCCTGGTCGACGGCAAGATCGCCGGCCGTGCCGTCATCGTGCCGCACCAGTAG
- a CDS encoding ferritin has product MKIPEKLLDSLNRQVTAEHHAALIYTQLSYDLHHLSFGGMSTWMAAQADEERVHAGKISDHILARGGRVQLGTVESPGLSVSSPLDAFSYALEHERKVSEMIRDLARIAEEVQDFDSRTLINWFLNEQIEEEDSVSGIIDQLKLVGEDGSGLLRIDARLGAERTPATPTQ; this is encoded by the coding sequence ATGAAGATTCCCGAGAAACTCCTGGACTCCCTCAACAGGCAGGTCACCGCCGAGCATCATGCAGCGTTGATCTACACCCAACTCTCCTACGACCTCCACCACCTGAGCTTCGGCGGAATGAGCACGTGGATGGCCGCCCAGGCCGACGAGGAACGAGTACACGCCGGCAAGATCTCCGACCACATCCTCGCCCGCGGCGGCCGCGTGCAGCTGGGCACGGTGGAGAGCCCCGGGCTGAGTGTGTCCAGCCCGCTCGACGCGTTCAGCTATGCGCTCGAGCACGAGCGGAAGGTCTCGGAGATGATCCGGGACCTCGCCCGCATCGCCGAGGAGGTGCAGGACTTCGACAGCCGCACCCTGATCAACTGGTTCCTCAACGAGCAGATCGAGGAGGAGGACTCCGTCTCCGGCATCATCGACCAGCTGAAGTTGGTCGGGGAGGACGGCTCGGGCCTGCTGCGTATCGACGCCCGCCTGGGCGCCGAGCGCACACCCGCCACCCCGACCCAGTAG
- a CDS encoding FUSC family protein, which translates to MTAYNSTGPRWPGALRAALALTIPGLIALAFGLENEMLLIAAGGFTVIYGEGHPFRTRWRVMLTAGLLIAAGATVGGFVGSYMWQNMADGGSHWWLMLATVYTSLIATFGGFIQNALRLNPPGSFFIVMVAGGSTMVARLGLSPVEVGSWALVGVVSGVVIGMAPALFNARRPQEQAVHVLEKAVDDFVAAPKPAVGKNHQAMTALTTAWGMLADAGVLRGGQVVDHRQEELVRRTLAAHHRLVNASLSLVNDGTVENLTDTPKDIDLSRTAIPHARPTVLYRLYRSMHPHSHASLTAGRILVATLLAGVVGIAVGLDRPDWAIVSALLILQWGPDRTPGTIRGLHRLVGSALGIGLFAVFHLLQVEGVTLLLALAVCQFLAEFFVVRNYAFAVIFTTPLALLMGNSVADPLMEVVASRSWEMLISVIFGILLLWVWFPNSAPRHHAWLVGRTFDAMGSLLGALLASSPSGTLAQQRDLQYELLGERRAAQSLANNYPDLAEERWSTHLAVQLAGYGLLDSAAAHPQRSMSMEEIAVLGGRVRTAAEYRGVAEEERRLPGL; encoded by the coding sequence TTGACGGCCTACAATTCCACCGGTCCCCGCTGGCCCGGTGCGCTCCGGGCGGCCCTGGCGCTGACGATCCCCGGACTCATCGCCCTGGCCTTCGGGCTGGAGAATGAGATGCTGCTGATCGCCGCCGGCGGCTTCACCGTCATCTACGGCGAGGGCCACCCCTTCCGCACCCGGTGGCGGGTCATGCTCACCGCGGGCCTGCTGATCGCCGCCGGCGCCACCGTGGGTGGTTTCGTCGGTTCCTACATGTGGCAGAACATGGCGGACGGGGGATCCCACTGGTGGCTGATGCTGGCGACGGTCTACACCTCGCTGATTGCGACCTTCGGCGGATTCATCCAGAACGCGCTGCGTCTGAACCCTCCCGGATCCTTCTTCATCGTCATGGTCGCCGGTGGCTCGACGATGGTCGCCCGCCTCGGGCTCAGCCCGGTTGAGGTCGGCTCCTGGGCGTTGGTCGGCGTCGTCTCCGGCGTCGTCATCGGCATGGCGCCGGCACTGTTCAATGCGCGGCGTCCCCAGGAACAGGCGGTCCACGTGCTGGAGAAGGCCGTCGACGACTTCGTTGCGGCACCCAAGCCGGCGGTGGGGAAGAACCATCAGGCGATGACCGCCCTGACCACCGCCTGGGGCATGCTCGCGGACGCCGGTGTGCTCCGCGGCGGTCAGGTGGTCGACCACCGCCAGGAGGAACTGGTCCGCCGCACCCTGGCCGCCCATCACCGGCTGGTCAACGCCAGCTTGTCACTGGTCAACGACGGAACCGTGGAGAACCTGACGGACACCCCGAAGGACATCGATCTCTCGCGTACCGCCATCCCGCACGCGCGGCCGACCGTTCTCTACCGCCTCTACCGGTCGATGCACCCGCACAGCCACGCCTCCCTCACCGCGGGCAGGATCCTGGTGGCCACCCTGCTGGCGGGCGTGGTGGGCATCGCCGTCGGTCTTGACCGGCCCGACTGGGCGATCGTCTCAGCCCTGCTCATCCTGCAGTGGGGGCCAGACCGGACGCCGGGCACCATTCGGGGCCTGCACCGCCTGGTCGGCTCTGCCCTGGGCATCGGTCTGTTCGCCGTCTTCCATCTCCTGCAGGTCGAGGGGGTCACCCTTCTCCTGGCGCTGGCGGTGTGCCAGTTCCTCGCGGAGTTCTTCGTGGTCCGCAACTACGCTTTCGCGGTCATCTTCACCACCCCGCTCGCCCTGCTCATGGGCAACTCTGTCGCGGATCCCCTCATGGAGGTGGTGGCCTCCCGCTCCTGGGAGATGCTCATCTCGGTCATCTTCGGCATCCTGCTGTTGTGGGTGTGGTTCCCCAACTCCGCACCGCGTCACCACGCCTGGCTGGTGGGGCGCACCTTCGACGCCATGGGCTCACTCCTCGGCGCCCTCCTGGCGAGCAGTCCCTCGGGCACCCTGGCACAGCAGCGCGACCTGCAGTATGAGCTGCTCGGCGAACGTAGGGCAGCCCAGTCCCTGGCCAACAACTACCCCGACCTGGCGGAGGAAAGGTGGAGCACCCACCTCGCCGTGCAGCTGGCAGGCTACGGGCTGCTCGACTCCGCCGCGGCGCACCCACAGCGATCCATGTCGATGGAGGAGATCGCGGTGCTGGGCGGCCGGGTACGCACCGCCGCTGAGTACCGGGGCGTGGCTGAAGAGGAACGCCGCCTCCCGGGCCTCTAG
- the amn gene encoding AMP nucleosidase, which translates to MIDTDLTQVFDVDEAVDGLVELYDHATALARTILDEGTYDEYRDVVYPRLVVDVKEWRPIDRSEPFGYVEEAGRYSATLSKPHLIRDYLRDQLTRLAGNYPCDIFIGPSAERIPPEYIRGIEGITEARRAGDSAAEVPRPTLDNVHDAIVDGEWEAFHGPEKPLFHFGPQRFDIACARIEHYTGIEVDSVQRFILFTNYDMHTAEFVKFGLGELATEGSRYTDVVLPNGLQISRDRASLITVGDLDLGSRYQMPRYDLCTRDGDGITMINIGVGPSNAKTITDCLAVLRPEAWIMIGHCAGMDGRMRIGDLILGNAYQRQDNILDRHISRDIPIPAVPEVQIALEAAVEEIYGDDNSLMRTGTVLSTADRNWEWHTPRDLWDWMRGSTAAAVDMESSALAANGYRYRIPYGALLSVSDLPLHAVPKLPAQAQAFYSNSKQAHVMCAVRAVESLAEDPERLRTRKLRRTMGEVPFR; encoded by the coding sequence GTGATTGACACCGATCTCACCCAGGTTTTCGACGTCGACGAGGCCGTCGACGGCCTCGTCGAGTTGTATGACCACGCCACCGCCCTCGCCCGGACGATCCTGGACGAGGGCACATACGACGAGTACCGCGACGTCGTCTACCCGAGGCTCGTCGTGGATGTGAAGGAGTGGCGGCCCATCGACCGTTCCGAACCCTTCGGTTACGTCGAAGAAGCCGGCCGCTATTCCGCGACGCTGTCCAAGCCGCACCTCATCCGGGACTACCTGCGGGACCAGCTCACCCGGTTGGCGGGAAACTATCCCTGCGACATCTTCATCGGCCCCTCCGCGGAGCGGATCCCGCCCGAGTACATCCGCGGCATCGAGGGCATCACGGAGGCCCGCCGCGCCGGGGACAGCGCGGCGGAGGTCCCGCGTCCCACACTCGACAACGTGCACGACGCGATCGTGGACGGGGAGTGGGAGGCCTTCCACGGTCCCGAGAAACCGCTCTTCCACTTCGGGCCGCAGCGTTTCGACATCGCCTGCGCCCGCATCGAGCACTACACCGGCATCGAGGTCGACAGCGTCCAACGCTTCATCCTGTTCACCAACTACGACATGCACACCGCGGAGTTCGTGAAGTTCGGGCTGGGTGAGCTCGCCACCGAGGGTTCGCGCTACACCGACGTGGTCCTGCCCAACGGGCTGCAGATCAGCCGCGACCGTGCCTCGTTGATCACGGTGGGGGACCTTGACCTGGGGTCCCGGTACCAGATGCCGCGCTATGACCTGTGCACGCGGGACGGCGACGGCATCACCATGATCAACATCGGCGTCGGCCCCTCCAACGCCAAGACGATCACCGACTGCCTCGCCGTGCTGCGCCCCGAGGCGTGGATCATGATCGGCCACTGCGCCGGCATGGACGGCCGCATGCGCATCGGCGACCTCATCCTGGGCAACGCGTACCAGCGCCAGGACAACATCCTCGACCGGCATATCAGCCGGGACATCCCCATCCCGGCCGTGCCCGAGGTGCAGATCGCACTGGAGGCCGCCGTGGAGGAGATCTACGGCGACGACAACTCCCTCATGCGCACCGGTACCGTCCTGTCCACCGCAGACCGAAACTGGGAGTGGCACACCCCGCGTGACCTGTGGGACTGGATGCGGGGTTCGACGGCAGCGGCCGTGGACATGGAATCCTCGGCGCTGGCCGCAAACGGTTACCGTTACCGCATCCCCTACGGTGCCCTGCTCTCCGTCTCTGACCTGCCGCTTCACGCGGTGCCCAAGCTCCCGGCGCAGGCGCAGGCCTTCTACTCCAACTCCAAGCAGGCCCACGTCATGTGCGCGGTCCGCGCCGTCGAATCCCTCGCCGAGGACCCCGAGCGGCTGCGCACCAGGAAGCTGCGCCGCACGATGGGTGAGGTGCCCTTCCGTTAG